The following proteins come from a genomic window of Drosophila sulfurigaster albostrigata strain 15112-1811.04 chromosome X, ASM2355843v2, whole genome shotgun sequence:
- the LOC133848793 gene encoding uncharacterized protein LOC133848793 translates to MGNGMGSPCTNARGSIVTETFQMLDLILLNEGTQQTFCRAGVGSIVDLTYVCSALSPSARWRLSDAYTASDHRAILCEVGGRRPSNTSDPSRWVSFNADKMDVLRFSARIQCMEAAGSAEQMATIALHALAQACKDTMPPRRSSTHHHLPVYWWNEDIATARRECNRVRRCYQRSRGRPSYTSWQREFKERRKALKHAIKASKRKCFIELCETLESDPWGKAYQLVTKKISAHKASMPPDDVMHCIVRELFPTTAGETVRNRDVATSNNSAAIELVTSAEISTIAGSMKLGKAPGPDGIPLRALRLACALRPEIFVDMFNRSTVDAATRVVEIASHAIAGSRWKGGAKEYCLMVTLDIKNAFNSARWDCILKALAVFQVPSYLLEIVRSYLSCRRLLYETSAGTEEYVVTAGVPQGRSWALFCGMPCMMAS, encoded by the exons ATGGGCAATGGAATGGGCAGTCCCTGCACAAATGCGAGAGGCTCGATTGTGACGGAGACGTTTCAAATGCTGGATTTAATCCTTTTGAACGAGGGCACGCAGCAGACTTTTTGCAGAGCTGGCGTGGGGTCCATAGTCGACCTGACTTACGTGTGCAGCGCGTTGTCGCCTTCGGCACGTTGGCGCTTGAGCGACGCCTACACAGCTAGCGACCACCGTGCCATTCTGTGCGAAGTTGGCGGGCGGCGCCCCAGCAATACAAGTGACCCATCAAGATGGGTTAGCTTCAACGCGGATAAGATGGATGTGCTGCgcttcagcgctcgcatccAGTGCATGGAAGCGGCAGGAAGCGCCGAGCAGATGGCTACGATAGCATTGCATGCGTTAGCGCAAGCATGCAAAGACACGATGCCCCCCAGAAGATCTTCCACCCATCACCATCTGCCAGTGTACTGGTGGAATGAGGATATCGCCACCGCCAGGCGGGAATGCAACCGCGTGAGAAGATGCTACCAGCGATCGCGAGGCAGACCGTCCTACACATCGTGGCAGCGCGAATTCAAAGAGAGGCGGAAAGCTCTGAAACATGCCATCAAGgcgagcaaacgcaaatgcttcaTCGAGCTTTGTGAGACTTTGGAGAGCGACCCATGGGGGAAGGCGTATCAACTGGTCACTAAAAAGATCTCGGCACACAAAGCGTCTATGCCACCGGATGATGTGATGCACTGCATTGTCCGTGAGCTGTTTCCGACTACAGCTGGTGAGACGGTGCGAAATCGTGATGTCGCCACATCCAATAATAGTGCGGCAATTGAGTTAGTTACCAGTGCAGAGATAAGTACTATCGCTGGAAGCATGAAGCTGGGAAAGGCGCCTGGGCCGGATGGCATTCCACTGAGAGCTCTTCGGCTCGCCTGCGCTCTGAGGCCGGAAATCTTCGTTGACATGTTCAACAG atcgacagtcgacgcagcGACTAGAGTTGTGGAGATCGCCTCACACGCCATAGCGGGCAGCAGATGGAAAGGTGGAGCCAAGGAGTACTGCTTAATGGTCACGCTGGACATTAAGAATGCCTTTAACTCGGCTCGTTGGGACTGCATTCTCAAGGCTCTGGCAGTGTTCCAAGTGCCGAGTTATCTTCTGGAAATCGTGCGTAGCTACCTATCCTGCAGGCGGCTATTGTACGAGACAAGCGCTGGTACAGAGGAGTACGTCGTGACGGCAGGTGTTCCACAAGGTCGGTCTTGGGCCCTCTTCTGTGGAATGCCATGTATGATGGCATCCTGA
- the LOC133848897 gene encoding mitochondrial import receptor subunit TOM20 homolog B-like: MSSRTLLGITMGTAGAILLGYCIYLDQKRRGDPEYKRKLHDRRQHTEKAQDMKDDHTDDNQLTECPMEEPLGEVSDTLALEHCFESEMKMGEQLICQGNIADGVTHFANAIMMCAHPLPVLQTIQESLPDFVFMPLLMKLTELQSNSSSTKDNSTTSIQEYA, encoded by the coding sequence ATGTCGAGCAGAACCTTGCTGGGAATAACCATGGGCACAGCCGGGGCAATACTTCTGGGATATTGCATCTACCTTGATCAGAAGCGACGAGGAGATCCCGAGTACAAACGCAAATTACACGATCGACGACAACACACTGAAAAGGCCCAAGACATGAAAGATGATCACACAGATGACAATCAATTGACCGAGTGTCCAATGGAAGAGCCTCTCGGTGAGGTGAGCGATACTTTGGCACTGGAACATTGCTTTGAGAGCGAGATGAAGATGGGCGAACAATTGATTTGTCAAGGCAACATTGCCGATGGTGTCACGCATTTTGCCAATGCGATTATGATGTGTGCCCATCCGTTGCCAGTGCTTCAAACAATCCAAGAATCTCTGCCGGATTTCGTATTTATGCCATTGCTAATGAAACTCACCGAACtgcagagcaacagcagctcgaCCAAGGACAATTCAACCACCAGCATACAGGAGTATGCTTGA
- the LOC133848794 gene encoding mitochondrial import receptor subunit TOM20 homolog codes for MSKRTLLALTVGAAGALLLGYCIYYDQKRRSDPNYKQKVRERRQKSNRYATPHSMIVEGDPNRRIANDPFELPDHEIVQHYFQNEIKMGEELFRQGKLDEGLIHLANATMLCAQPVALMEAMKVALPDRIYNMLMQKLPEVNTQTLFAQGIGVDVPLD; via the coding sequence ATGTCGAAGCGAACACTGTTGGCACTCACTGTGGGCGCAGCCGGTGCTCTATTGCTCggttattgcatttattacgATCAGAAGCGTCGATCGGATCCGAATTATAAGCAAAAAGTGCGCGAACGTCGCCAGAAATCGAATCGTTATGCAACACCGCATTCAATGATCGTTGAGGGTGATCCAAATCGTCGGATCGCTAACGATCCATTCGAATTGCCCGATCATGAGATTGTGCAGCATTATTTCCagaatgaaatcaaaatggGCGAGGAACTCTTTCGTCAGGGTAAACTGGATGAGGGACTCATCCATTTGGCAAATGCCACAATGCTCTGCGCCCAGCCGGTGGCATTAATGGAGGCCATGAAGGTCGCTCTTCCCGATCGTATTTATAACATGTTGATGCAAAAGTTGCCGGAAGTCAATACGCAAACCTTGTTTGCTCAAGGCATTGGCGTCGATGTGCCGCTGGATTAA